In the Paenibacillus pabuli genome, one interval contains:
- a CDS encoding pectinesterase family protein, protein MKRIVSLILIVSMLFSVLPGMAAAEEDTGHSGMLPAFPGAEGGGMYTTGGRGGAVYEVTTLADSGPGSLREAVSQNDTTVVFKVGGTIHLEAPLVITGSNLTLAGQTAPGEGITVSDYWTTFQADNIIVRHMRFRLGDKHPSEDDVFGGRYHKNIIIDHCSFTWSVDEVLSMYVNENTTVQWSVIAESMLMTTHQKGRHGYAGIWGGNNTSFHHNIIAHNVSRNPRFAGAPGFNTESYNNVVYNWGFFSAYGGEEGNYNLMNNYYKYGPNTYRSVRDQLFLDVSANTRLHVDGNIVDGYPEITADNWLGVGTLANPESKLESPVVMTNPSPMDDAETAYDRVLAEAGAVLPRRDAIDARIVNDVKNRSGQHINSQKEVGGYVEFEEVLSTLADDDHDGMPNEWEITQGLNPNDASDRNKIHESGYTHLEMYLNSIAGNGSANPVVSIDSPSNHAITTEGSSMEIVASASDPDGTISKVEFYQNDIKLGEDDNAPYSLTWDNVKDGTHYLTVRAIDDTGTATQSNNVSVHVNKEGNVAPWTSTDIGEPGIAGHTQLDAADTEVTVKSSGDIAGTSDHFHYAYQTLEGNGEIIARVDHVTATDDGAEAGVMIRGSLDASSPFVALMTSYVKGGQKAVQLTRETEGADVSFQEPETFITLPYWVKLVRLGDQVTSLVSKDGADWSVVNTIDFPVSSNVYVGLAADASKPDDDVNKLNTSVFSGAAVQQLDADFPSAPTELIAEAGPKSVVLNWNEVNHAASYSVFRAEISGGPYTELQSGITSASYTDPDLTVGKTYYYVVKAVNDKGTSFSSEEAHAVPKGELETIEFIHDDYEGLEVNQTPPGYAVLPDPQDADHRVEVAEVPSGTTGNTTTKSLKLYDNAPGTTQFIRSFQPQLGSFVLETDLMSPSWPGTAYVLQLQNNAGNRTPLSIEIRKPAAPAAEDSYTLVYKRDGVDHKLMDAPANNQWYNLKITANVAMQKADIYIDHVRVADNIPFQADVLTDGIGRILAKTPGTGKGTIYYDNLRLYVEPVAAPKGLTAQPGNGMVRLNWDEAEGASTYNIKRSTGEESAYEPIASEVAGTSFIDDSVVNGTTYHYVVTALGASGESGPSNKVEVTPSEDAVKPEAPEELQGKPRDAQAELAWQPVEQASHYTVKRSVQADGPFTTVAAKLTQPSFRDGGLDNGTTYYYVVSATSIGGEGADSAPVAITPSRALSTPEPVVKPQPNSIAMEWQPIEGAETYQIKRSTGSNGTYEVIAEGQSRTSYTDTGLANGVPYYYKITAVSGNTHSLESAPAGARPSADDGTPPSPTGLHAEPEDGAISLTWEGVQGADSYAVKRSESPDGPFASVAAEVTETSYTDSGLSNGKTYYYVVTANNEAGEGMSSVSVFETPAVILTVASNGSGEFERVQDAIDASPDNTILPTIIRIKDGVYREKLNVPSSKTHLRMIGESREGTILVYGDSASTLDGNGNPLGTSNSYSFRVQTNDFTAEHLTIQNDAGDNAGQAVALFARGDRLVFRDISLKGWQDTLYVNDGRQYYVDSYIEGDVDFIFGNAAALFENSIIHSLSNGYVTAASTAEGKTGYVFLNSRITAEPGLTGKVALGRPWRPNAHVAYINSYMDDHISPAGWNNWSNADNEKTARFAEYASYGPGANAKGRSNWSTQLTAGEAERYLPAQHFAGSDAWNPTLNVSLVQANRDLASLSVNGKPLSGFNSSQKNYEVEVKAGSALPLVSAEAVSERSIVEVKQTAAVPGQAVVKVTGQDGGVKSYIINFRAETVRDTTPPVLRLQVNKPVLKENANKMETIRVTADATDQGTGVASVKLISITSSQPDKGKGHGNKSPDIQGAAYGTADFEFKLRAERTGKGKGQDRVYTITYEAADRAGNTSRSSIKVVVKR, encoded by the coding sequence TTGAAAAGGATTGTGTCGCTCATCTTGATCGTATCGATGCTGTTCAGTGTTTTGCCGGGAATGGCTGCTGCGGAAGAAGACACAGGACATTCAGGTATGCTGCCTGCTTTTCCTGGAGCTGAGGGCGGTGGGATGTATACGACTGGCGGAAGGGGAGGTGCAGTTTACGAAGTGACTACCCTGGCTGACTCAGGACCCGGCTCCCTTCGCGAAGCCGTCAGTCAAAATGATACAACTGTCGTATTCAAAGTGGGTGGAACCATTCATCTGGAAGCTCCTCTGGTTATAACAGGTTCCAATCTTACGCTGGCTGGACAGACTGCGCCTGGAGAAGGAATCACCGTCTCCGATTATTGGACCACATTTCAGGCAGATAACATTATCGTAAGACATATGCGCTTCAGGCTTGGAGACAAACACCCAAGTGAGGATGATGTATTTGGAGGGCGATATCATAAAAATATCATCATTGATCACTGTTCATTCACCTGGTCTGTGGATGAAGTCCTCAGCATGTATGTAAACGAAAATACAACCGTGCAATGGTCGGTCATTGCCGAGAGCATGCTGATGACGACCCACCAAAAGGGCAGGCATGGGTATGCCGGCATCTGGGGCGGAAACAATACCTCATTCCATCATAATATCATCGCACATAATGTTAGCCGTAACCCAAGATTTGCCGGGGCCCCCGGATTTAACACTGAATCCTATAACAATGTCGTATATAACTGGGGATTCTTCTCTGCCTATGGCGGTGAGGAAGGCAACTACAATCTGATGAACAATTATTACAAATACGGCCCCAATACGTATCGTTCCGTACGGGATCAGCTTTTCCTTGATGTAAGTGCCAATACCCGTCTCCATGTTGACGGCAATATTGTAGACGGATATCCCGAGATTACTGCGGATAACTGGCTTGGGGTCGGGACGCTGGCGAATCCGGAATCGAAGCTTGAATCTCCGGTTGTCATGACCAACCCGTCACCAATGGATGATGCGGAAACGGCGTATGATCGTGTCCTTGCCGAAGCAGGCGCTGTCCTTCCGAGAAGAGATGCGATTGACGCAAGAATCGTTAATGATGTTAAAAACCGTTCCGGTCAGCATATCAATTCCCAAAAAGAAGTGGGAGGATATGTGGAGTTTGAAGAAGTGTTATCCACGCTGGCAGATGATGATCATGACGGAATGCCGAACGAGTGGGAGATCACTCAAGGATTGAATCCGAACGATGCCTCTGACCGAAATAAAATTCATGAATCGGGTTATACCCATCTTGAAATGTATCTGAATAGTATTGCAGGCAATGGTTCAGCGAATCCCGTAGTTTCTATTGATTCTCCTTCCAACCATGCAATTACCACGGAGGGGTCCTCCATGGAAATTGTTGCTTCAGCCTCGGATCCGGATGGCACAATCTCCAAGGTGGAATTTTATCAAAACGATATCAAGTTGGGCGAAGATGATAACGCTCCGTACTCTTTAACCTGGGACAATGTAAAGGATGGTACGCATTATCTCACGGTTCGGGCCATTGATGATACGGGCACGGCAACCCAATCCAACAATGTCTCCGTACATGTGAATAAGGAAGGCAATGTTGCACCATGGACTTCAACAGACATCGGTGAACCGGGCATTGCCGGTCATACACAGCTAGATGCAGCGGATACGGAAGTAACCGTAAAGTCATCAGGTGATATTGCGGGCACTTCGGATCATTTTCATTATGCCTACCAGACACTGGAGGGCAATGGGGAGATCATCGCACGTGTCGATCACGTGACGGCCACGGATGACGGAGCAGAAGCAGGTGTAATGATCCGCGGGAGTCTGGACGCTTCCTCGCCATTTGTCGCCCTAATGACGTCCTATGTCAAAGGCGGACAAAAAGCGGTTCAATTAACACGTGAAACCGAAGGGGCAGATGTCTCCTTTCAGGAACCAGAGACGTTTATTACGCTTCCTTACTGGGTGAAGCTGGTCAGGCTTGGTGATCAGGTAACATCTCTCGTCTCCAAAGACGGAGCAGACTGGTCCGTCGTGAATACGATAGACTTCCCTGTGAGCAGCAACGTTTACGTCGGACTTGCAGCGGATGCTTCCAAACCGGACGATGATGTAAATAAACTGAATACCTCTGTTTTCTCCGGTGCTGCTGTTCAGCAGCTGGATGCAGATTTCCCTTCGGCCCCAACCGAACTCATAGCAGAAGCAGGACCGAAATCGGTCGTATTAAACTGGAATGAGGTGAACCATGCTGCCTCGTATTCTGTTTTTCGTGCGGAAATTTCAGGTGGCCCATACACAGAACTTCAGAGCGGGATAACATCTGCTTCATATACAGATCCTGATCTGACTGTTGGGAAGACGTATTATTACGTCGTAAAAGCAGTGAATGATAAAGGAACCAGCTTCTCCTCGGAAGAAGCGCATGCCGTTCCCAAAGGGGAGCTCGAAACGATTGAATTTATTCATGATGACTACGAAGGTCTTGAGGTTAACCAAACCCCACCTGGTTACGCTGTGCTTCCTGATCCCCAGGATGCGGATCATCGGGTAGAGGTGGCGGAAGTTCCTTCAGGAACCACCGGAAATACGACGACAAAGTCATTAAAATTGTATGATAATGCCCCAGGTACAACACAATTTATACGTTCTTTTCAACCTCAGCTCGGCAGCTTTGTTTTGGAAACGGATCTCATGTCACCTTCCTGGCCTGGAACAGCATATGTACTGCAGCTGCAAAATAACGCAGGGAACCGTACACCGCTTTCGATAGAAATCCGCAAGCCGGCTGCTCCCGCTGCAGAAGATAGCTATACGCTGGTTTACAAGAGAGACGGGGTGGATCATAAACTGATGGATGCCCCTGCAAACAATCAATGGTACAACCTGAAGATCACTGCCAATGTAGCGATGCAAAAAGCGGATATCTATATCGACCATGTACGAGTAGCGGATAACATTCCGTTCCAGGCAGACGTGCTCACCGATGGAATCGGCCGTATTCTGGCCAAAACACCTGGTACAGGTAAAGGGACGATATATTATGACAATCTTCGTCTCTACGTTGAGCCTGTGGCAGCCCCTAAAGGACTTACTGCCCAGCCAGGAAACGGAATGGTTAGACTCAACTGGGACGAGGCTGAAGGAGCATCAACCTACAATATTAAACGAAGTACAGGAGAAGAGTCGGCTTACGAACCAATTGCTTCTGAAGTCGCAGGCACCAGCTTTATCGACGACTCTGTTGTAAATGGAACAACGTACCATTATGTCGTCACTGCACTGGGTGCTTCAGGAGAAAGCGGACCTTCCAACAAAGTAGAAGTAACACCTTCAGAAGATGCCGTGAAACCCGAAGCACCAGAAGAGCTGCAGGGAAAACCAAGAGATGCACAGGCTGAACTGGCATGGCAGCCCGTCGAACAGGCGAGCCATTACACGGTTAAACGTAGCGTTCAGGCAGACGGTCCATTTACTACCGTAGCAGCCAAACTGACGCAGCCTTCCTTCCGGGATGGCGGACTGGATAATGGGACCACATATTACTATGTAGTTTCGGCAACCAGCATTGGTGGTGAAGGAGCGGATTCGGCACCTGTTGCCATTACGCCGTCCAGAGCGTTGTCTACACCTGAGCCTGTCGTAAAACCGCAGCCGAATTCAATCGCGATGGAGTGGCAGCCGATTGAGGGAGCGGAAACCTATCAGATCAAGCGATCCACTGGTTCAAACGGAACGTATGAAGTCATCGCTGAAGGGCAGTCCCGAACCTCATACACAGATACAGGACTCGCGAACGGTGTGCCTTATTACTACAAAATCACTGCTGTAAGTGGAAATACGCATAGTCTCGAGTCTGCTCCCGCAGGAGCAAGACCTTCCGCTGACGACGGAACACCACCGTCTCCAACTGGGTTGCATGCAGAGCCTGAAGATGGTGCAATCAGTTTAACCTGGGAGGGTGTGCAGGGAGCAGACAGCTATGCTGTAAAACGCAGTGAATCTCCTGACGGGCCGTTCGCATCGGTTGCTGCGGAGGTGACCGAAACGTCTTATACCGATTCGGGTCTGAGCAACGGGAAGACGTACTATTATGTGGTCACGGCAAATAACGAAGCAGGAGAGGGAATGTCATCTGTTTCAGTATTTGAAACTCCTGCAGTCATTTTGACCGTTGCTTCTAATGGCAGTGGAGAATTTGAGCGAGTTCAGGATGCGATTGATGCAAGCCCTGATAATACGATCCTTCCTACCATTATCCGAATCAAAGATGGGGTCTATCGTGAAAAATTAAATGTGCCATCAAGTAAAACCCACCTTCGGATGATCGGAGAGAGCCGTGAAGGGACCATCCTGGTCTATGGAGATTCAGCTAGCACACTGGACGGGAATGGAAATCCGCTCGGTACATCGAACAGTTACAGCTTCAGGGTTCAAACGAATGACTTTACAGCCGAACATCTGACGATACAGAATGATGCGGGTGACAATGCCGGGCAAGCCGTTGCACTTTTTGCGCGTGGGGATCGCCTTGTGTTTCGAGATATCAGCCTGAAAGGCTGGCAGGATACGTTATATGTCAATGACGGCAGACAATACTATGTTGACAGTTACATCGAAGGCGATGTCGACTTCATATTTGGGAATGCCGCTGCTCTCTTTGAGAACAGCATCATCCATAGTCTGAGTAACGGGTATGTGACGGCGGCCTCCACAGCCGAAGGGAAGACAGGTTATGTTTTTCTGAATAGCCGGATTACTGCCGAACCCGGACTGACGGGCAAAGTGGCTCTTGGCAGACCGTGGCGACCAAACGCCCATGTCGCCTACATTAACAGTTATATGGATGATCATATTAGTCCGGCAGGTTGGAATAATTGGAGCAATGCTGATAATGAAAAGACCGCCCGTTTCGCTGAGTATGCCAGTTATGGACCTGGTGCCAACGCCAAAGGAAGAAGTAACTGGTCCACACAGCTGACTGCGGGAGAAGCAGAAAGATACCTTCCGGCACAGCATTTTGCGGGATCTGATGCATGGAATCCAACGTTAAACGTTTCATTGGTTCAGGCGAATCGGGATCTGGCCAGTTTATCCGTGAATGGTAAGCCTCTGTCGGGATTTAACTCGTCTCAGAAGAACTATGAGGTTGAAGTTAAAGCGGGCAGCGCGCTGCCTCTTGTTTCGGCGGAAGCTGTATCCGAGAGATCCATCGTGGAAGTGAAGCAAACTGCAGCTGTACCGGGTCAGGCCGTGGTGAAGGTTACGGGGCAAGACGGTGGCGTGAAATCCTATATCATCAACTTCCGGGCGGAAACGGTTAGAGATACCACGCCACCAGTGCTGCGGCTCCAAGTGAATAAACCCGTTCTGAAAGAAAATGCAAACAAAATGGAGACGATCCGTGTTACAGCAGATGCCACCGATCAAGGAACAGGGGTAGCCTCTGTCAAACTCATATCCATTACAAGCAGCCAACCGGATAAAGGCAAGGGACATGGAAACAAGTCACCTGATATCCAAGGAGCAGCGTACGGAACTGCCGATTTTGAATTTAAGCTTCGCGCCGAACGTACTGGAAAAGGCAAAGGTCAGGATCGTGTATATACGATTACTTATGAGGCAGCGGACCGAGCAGGGAACACTTCAAGATCATCTATTAAAGTCGTTGTAAAACGTTAA
- a CDS encoding glycoside hydrolase family 88/105 protein, translated as MIEIQSPCLWAVHTAETIMERTPRLYEANGYHGKWSYDYGVILKGFELLWKVTGESKYAAYIRDNMDYFIQRDGTIRGYRQDEHNIDHLNNGKLLFGLYKMTGDEKYKVAASHLREQLRSHPRTSEGAFWHKQVYPYQIWLDGLYMGAPYYLEYMLRFEQEDEQDLDDVTRQFILCAQHNRDGQTGLLYHAWDEQRTQAWSDPNTGQSPNFWGRSMGWFVMALVDVLELLPESHQDRTKLIEILNDTMSALRSFQDASSGVWYQVINEGTRKGNYLEASASSMIVYAMAKGIRQGWLQGESWLKSLDHAYAGLISEFVLETKEGWVNLYKNCQVAGLGGEPRRDGTYAYYISEPIITNDQKGLGAFLLACTEYEYMLNRKG; from the coding sequence ATGATTGAGATTCAGTCTCCTTGCCTTTGGGCGGTGCATACCGCAGAAACCATTATGGAGCGTACGCCCAGACTGTATGAGGCAAACGGGTATCATGGAAAATGGTCTTATGATTATGGGGTCATTCTGAAGGGATTTGAGCTGCTGTGGAAAGTGACGGGCGAAAGCAAGTATGCAGCTTACATCCGGGACAACATGGATTACTTCATCCAAAGGGATGGAACGATTCGCGGATATCGTCAGGATGAACACAATATTGATCATTTGAATAACGGTAAGCTGCTGTTTGGATTATACAAAATGACTGGCGACGAAAAATACAAAGTGGCTGCCTCTCATCTGAGGGAGCAGCTTCGCAGTCACCCGCGTACGTCAGAAGGTGCGTTCTGGCATAAGCAAGTGTATCCTTATCAGATTTGGCTGGACGGATTGTACATGGGCGCTCCGTATTATCTGGAGTACATGCTTCGGTTCGAACAGGAAGACGAGCAGGATCTGGATGATGTCACAAGGCAGTTTATTCTCTGCGCACAACACAACCGTGACGGGCAAACAGGTTTGCTCTACCATGCCTGGGATGAGCAGCGCACTCAGGCTTGGAGCGACCCGAATACCGGACAATCGCCAAACTTCTGGGGCCGGTCTATGGGTTGGTTCGTCATGGCACTGGTAGATGTACTGGAACTACTTCCGGAATCCCATCAGGACCGCACAAAGCTGATTGAAATTCTGAATGATACGATGTCAGCACTGCGAAGTTTCCAGGATGCTTCTTCCGGAGTATGGTACCAGGTAATTAATGAAGGAACACGAAAAGGAAACTACCTGGAAGCCTCTGCCTCCAGCATGATTGTATATGCCATGGCCAAAGGCATTAGACAGGGGTGGTTACAGGGCGAAAGTTGGTTGAAATCCCTGGACCACGCCTATGCCGGATTAATTTCAGAATTCGTCTTGGAAACCAAAGAAGGATGGGTCAACCTGTACAAAAATTGTCAGGTTGCAGGTCTTGGAGGAGAACCGAGACGGGACGGTACCTATGCTTATTATATTAGTGAACCGATTATTACCAATGATCAAAAGGGGCTGGGAGCTTTCCTGCTGGCCTGCACCGAATATGAATATATGTTAAATCGAAAGGGATAG
- a CDS encoding DUF817 domain-containing protein — protein sequence MKAFIQLLHFGYHQAMSCIFPVAIFGTLALTSVIEVPFFHRYDAILLILLGVQYLMYRSGLETRDEIKVICVFHIIGLVLELYKVSMGSWSYPEPGFTKVFGVPLYSGFMYASVASFMCQIWRRLRMDMTGWPGFAPSFLLGGAIYLNFFTHHFIPDFRWWLTALVFIVFWKTWIIYRVRTKTYRMPLSLAFVIVGFFIWAAENIATFFNGWKYPDQHDAWQLVSFSKISSWFLLVIISVIIVAQLKYVKANRTSIGPNRNKN from the coding sequence TTGAAAGCTTTTATTCAATTATTACATTTCGGCTATCACCAGGCGATGAGCTGCATTTTTCCTGTGGCCATCTTCGGGACCCTGGCCCTCACCAGCGTAATCGAGGTACCTTTCTTTCATCGCTATGATGCCATTCTACTTATTTTGCTTGGCGTCCAATATCTCATGTACCGAAGCGGGTTGGAAACTCGGGATGAAATTAAAGTCATATGTGTGTTTCATATTATCGGATTGGTACTCGAACTTTACAAAGTAAGCATGGGTTCCTGGTCATATCCTGAGCCCGGATTCACCAAAGTGTTTGGGGTGCCACTGTATAGCGGCTTCATGTATGCGAGTGTAGCGAGCTTTATGTGTCAGATCTGGCGAAGATTACGCATGGACATGACGGGATGGCCTGGGTTTGCACCCTCGTTTCTGCTCGGAGGAGCCATCTATCTCAACTTCTTCACCCACCATTTCATTCCTGATTTTCGTTGGTGGCTCACGGCTCTGGTCTTTATCGTATTTTGGAAAACATGGATAATCTACCGGGTACGGACCAAGACGTATCGCATGCCTTTATCGCTCGCTTTTGTCATTGTAGGTTTCTTCATCTGGGCTGCCGAGAATATTGCTACGTTCTTTAATGGCTGGAAATACCCTGATCAGCACGATGCCTGGCAGTTGGTCAGTTTCAGCAAAATCAGCTCATGGTTCCTGCTCGTTATCATTAGCGTCATCATTGTTGCCCAGCTTAAGTACGTTAAAGCCAATCGAACTAGCATTGGCCCCAACAGGAATAAAAACTGA
- a CDS encoding extracellular solute-binding protein, translating into MKFRYAKLIALSICGSLLLSACGGENAEPQTNADGKPIISWLNILHSASPPTDTVLNKIEELTNTDIQFSWIPDASKEERLNTSLASGSLADIVSLTILENSSVRNALKAGVFWEVSPYLDEFPNLKEISADMRNSASIDGKLYGIPMQKQVSRNGVIIRKDWLDKVGLPIPKTTAELMEVAKAFTEQDPDGNGTKDTTGFIDRSDLVFGAFKTLGSYFGTPSGWAVSEDGKVTPEFESEGYVKAMDYMKELYNNGYINQDFAVTAKKDQQEGFAQGKAGIYVGALFDSKNLLNLAKGVQDDMDLIMVNDITSTGKESDRAIWSTSNGVGGLLAFPKSEVKDEAELKQVLKFMDDLMSEEIYTLMTYGIKDVHYSLEGNAATITDTKLWEQEVQPFSSSRPNENGYDIHDSDPLRVESDRLIQENTKYAVLNPMYSLESATFSEQGSELQKMITDATYKYILGKLDLQGFQDAVQTWRKSGGDKIITEYEAAYQAVQNQ; encoded by the coding sequence ATGAAATTCCGTTACGCTAAGTTGATAGCGCTTTCGATTTGTGGCAGTCTGCTGCTCAGTGCCTGTGGGGGGGAGAATGCAGAGCCGCAAACGAATGCAGATGGAAAGCCTATTATTAGTTGGTTGAACATTCTGCATTCTGCTTCGCCGCCAACGGATACTGTATTGAACAAAATCGAAGAATTGACGAATACGGATATTCAGTTTTCCTGGATTCCGGATGCCTCGAAGGAGGAACGGTTGAACACCTCCTTAGCCTCTGGCTCTCTGGCTGATATTGTTTCGCTAACAATCCTGGAGAATTCGTCGGTTCGAAATGCATTAAAGGCAGGCGTCTTCTGGGAAGTAAGTCCTTATCTGGACGAATTCCCGAATTTGAAAGAGATTTCCGCGGATATGAGAAATTCAGCTTCAATAGATGGCAAGCTGTATGGTATTCCGATGCAGAAACAGGTTTCCCGTAACGGAGTCATCATTCGTAAAGACTGGCTCGATAAAGTGGGATTACCCATACCCAAAACGACTGCCGAGCTGATGGAAGTCGCCAAAGCATTTACCGAGCAGGACCCAGATGGTAATGGCACCAAAGATACGACCGGTTTCATTGACCGCAGCGATCTCGTATTCGGTGCTTTCAAGACACTGGGTTCATACTTTGGAACTCCGAGCGGCTGGGCAGTCAGCGAAGATGGCAAGGTAACGCCAGAATTTGAATCTGAAGGTTACGTTAAGGCGATGGATTATATGAAGGAGCTGTACAATAACGGCTATATCAACCAGGATTTCGCAGTAACGGCCAAGAAAGATCAGCAGGAGGGCTTCGCACAGGGCAAAGCAGGAATCTATGTTGGTGCGCTGTTTGATAGTAAAAATTTGCTCAATCTGGCCAAAGGCGTGCAGGATGACATGGATTTGATCATGGTGAATGACATTACTTCAACAGGTAAAGAAAGTGATCGGGCCATCTGGTCCACGTCCAATGGTGTAGGCGGGTTGCTGGCATTCCCCAAATCGGAAGTGAAGGATGAAGCTGAGTTAAAACAGGTCTTGAAATTCATGGACGATCTGATGAGCGAAGAAATATATACATTAATGACGTATGGTATCAAGGATGTGCATTACAGTCTGGAGGGGAATGCGGCAACGATTACCGACACCAAGCTCTGGGAACAAGAAGTGCAGCCATTCTCTTCCTCACGTCCGAATGAGAATGGATACGATATTCATGATTCGGACCCATTGCGGGTGGAATCTGATCGTTTAATTCAGGAAAACACGAAATATGCAGTGCTTAACCCGATGTACTCTCTGGAATCCGCGACGTTCTCGGAGCAGGGTTCGGAACTGCAAAAAATGATCACGGATGCCACGTACAAATACATTCTCGGCAAGTTGGATTTGCAAGGATTCCAGGATGCAGTTCAGACTTGGAGAAAGTCCGGTGGTGACAAGATTATTACGGAATACGAGGCCGCGTACCAAGCTGTGCAGAACCAATAA